Proteins from a single region of Methanoregula sp. UBA64:
- a CDS encoding translation initiation factor IF-2 subunit beta, whose translation MTDSYDDLLKKAYSHISEKTESSERFVVPEAKAYIEGKTTILENFAEIADTVRRDKDHLMKYILGELGTSGKIDGNRAIFNGKFEISLFKMIIKSYVDDYVICSECGKPDTRLVKDDRVLTLRCDACGGHRPVRKRKVRTEPASENLEEGQIMDVEIQSLSKRGDGVVKMGRYIMYVANAKPGQSVKIRISRISGSIVFTERAE comes from the coding sequence ATGACGGACTCTTATGACGACCTTTTAAAAAAGGCCTATTCTCACATTTCCGAGAAGACCGAATCCTCGGAACGTTTTGTTGTTCCTGAGGCAAAGGCCTACATCGAGGGGAAGACAACAATCCTGGAAAATTTTGCCGAAATCGCCGACACAGTCCGTCGCGACAAGGACCACCTGATGAAGTACATCCTCGGCGAGCTGGGAACCTCGGGCAAGATCGACGGGAACCGGGCCATCTTTAACGGAAAGTTCGAGATCTCGCTTTTTAAGATGATCATCAAGAGTTACGTCGACGATTACGTGATCTGTTCCGAATGCGGCAAGCCTGATACGCGTCTTGTAAAGGATGACCGGGTTCTTACCCTCCGTTGCGATGCCTGCGGTGGCCACAGGCCGGTCCGGAAGCGAAAGGTGAGGACCGAGCCGGCTTCTGAGAACCTTGAAGAAGGGCAGATCATGGACGTCGAGATCCAGTCGCTTTCCAAGCGTGGCGACGGTGTTGTCAAGATGGGCCGGTACATCATGTACGTGGCAAATGCAAAGCCCGGCCAGAGCGTGAAGATCCGAATCTCGCGGATCTCCGGTTCGATCGTCTTTACCGAAAGGGCAGAATAG
- a CDS encoding flavodoxin family protein, with the protein MKICIIYHSETGNTRHIAQHIASAFPDSRLIEIADRAEHSRVTRFLMQCKAAMSEDTTMIEPAQLNVREYDLLVFGSPVWAFKPTPAIHTAINALSGCEKKHAVAFATHGGKPGKAEETFKKWIEGKGMQFAGFKDINQKDIEDDTKNADVVRFVKAAVPSYLG; encoded by the coding sequence ATGAAGATCTGCATCATCTACCACAGCGAGACCGGTAATACCCGGCACATTGCCCAGCACATTGCGTCCGCCTTCCCCGACAGCCGGCTTATCGAGATCGCCGATCGTGCAGAGCATTCCCGGGTCACCCGCTTCCTTATGCAGTGCAAGGCCGCGATGAGCGAGGACACAACAATGATCGAACCGGCGCAGCTGAATGTCCGGGAGTACGATCTGCTTGTCTTTGGATCGCCGGTCTGGGCGTTCAAGCCGACACCTGCCATCCACACGGCAATTAACGCCCTTTCCGGCTGCGAGAAGAAGCACGCCGTCGCCTTTGCAACGCACGGCGGAAAACCCGGGAAGGCCGAAGAGACCTTCAAAAAATGGATCGAAGGAAAGGGTATGCAGTTTGCCGGCTTTAAGGATATCAACCAGAAAGATATCGAAGACGACACGAAGAATGCAGATGTGGTTCGTTTCGTAAAAGCGGCAGTCCCTTCCTACCTTGGATAA
- the ilvC gene encoding ketol-acid reductoisomerase, translating to MMKKYYESDADISVLKGKKIAVIGYGSQGRGQSLNLRDSGLDVIIGLRKGKSWDAATKDGMTVMTVAEAAKKADIIQILLPDELQSGVYKNEIMPHLTENKTLMFSHGFNIHFGQIVPPANVDVIMVAPKGPGFMVRRQYEEGKGVPALIAIEQDHTGKAHKTALAYAKGIGATRAVVLETTFREETETDLFGEQAVLCGGISSLIKAGFETLVDAGYAPEMAYLEVCHETKLIVDLIYEGGLTNMRQYVSNTAQYGDMTRGPRVIGPEAYEAMEEILGEIQSGEFAKEWMLENMVNRPVFTALTKADEEHLLETTGKEVRAMMPQFRK from the coding sequence ATGATGAAAAAATACTATGAGTCCGATGCCGATATCTCGGTGCTCAAGGGCAAGAAGATCGCCGTGATCGGGTACGGGTCACAGGGACGCGGCCAGTCCCTGAATCTGCGCGACAGCGGCCTCGACGTTATCATCGGCCTGCGCAAGGGAAAGAGCTGGGATGCGGCAACCAAAGACGGCATGACCGTGATGACGGTCGCGGAAGCGGCAAAGAAGGCCGATATCATCCAGATCCTCCTGCCGGATGAACTCCAGTCGGGAGTCTACAAAAACGAGATCATGCCGCACCTTACCGAAAACAAGACCCTGATGTTCTCGCACGGTTTTAACATCCACTTCGGCCAGATCGTGCCGCCGGCAAATGTCGATGTGATCATGGTCGCGCCAAAAGGCCCCGGCTTCATGGTCCGCCGCCAGTACGAGGAAGGCAAGGGAGTGCCTGCCCTTATTGCGATCGAGCAGGACCACACAGGTAAGGCCCACAAGACCGCGCTCGCATATGCAAAAGGTATCGGGGCAACGCGTGCGGTTGTCCTTGAAACCACGTTCCGCGAGGAGACCGAGACCGATCTCTTTGGCGAACAGGCAGTACTGTGCGGAGGTATCTCCTCGCTTATCAAGGCCGGGTTTGAGACCCTCGTTGACGCCGGGTATGCGCCCGAGATGGCATATTTAGAGGTCTGCCACGAGACAAAACTGATCGTCGACCTGATCTACGAAGGCGGGCTTACGAACATGCGCCAGTATGTCAGCAACACGGCGCAGTACGGCGACATGACCCGGGGGCCCCGGGTAATCGGGCCTGAGGCATACGAAGCAATGGAAGAGATCCTCGGTGAGATCCAGAGCGGGGAATTTGCAAAGGAATGGATGCTTGAGAATATGGTCAACCGCCCGGTCTTTACCGCCCTCACCAAGGCCGACGAAGAACACCTCCTTGAAACGACCGGCAAGGAAGTACGGGCAATGATGCCCCAGTTCAGGAAATAA
- the mptA gene encoding GTP cyclohydrolase MptA, which yields MKHPEADKTPEEPFSGKLPDVQATSPDVRINLTRVGVKNVKKLVEVTRPDKRPVVFISKFDVYVDLPGSLKGANLSRNFEVIDEVLQQAIDGEVNEIENLCSAVARKLLDRHEYADRTEVLMRSEFMVKRETPVSHTTCHEVVKVHARAIAKRTFREPIVRKSIGAEVTGMTACPCAQNIMKERANHVLEGLGVDQKTIDAFFVEVPMATHNQRGRGFLCIETDDDQHVNLEKIIQVLKESMSAGIYELLKRGDESAVVLAAHKNPRFVEDCVREMAKKVLTGFSYLPGDAVVTIKQTNEESIHQHDAYAERRATLAELLDELNGDKNRSG from the coding sequence ATTAAGCACCCAGAAGCGGATAAAACCCCTGAGGAGCCGTTCAGCGGGAAACTCCCCGATGTCCAGGCAACCTCCCCGGACGTCAGGATCAACCTCACACGTGTCGGGGTAAAGAATGTCAAAAAACTCGTTGAGGTCACCCGTCCGGATAAACGGCCGGTGGTCTTTATCTCGAAGTTCGATGTCTACGTGGACCTGCCCGGCAGCCTGAAAGGCGCCAACCTCTCACGGAATTTTGAAGTAATTGACGAGGTTCTCCAGCAGGCAATCGATGGCGAGGTCAACGAGATCGAGAACCTCTGCAGTGCCGTTGCACGCAAGCTGCTCGACCGGCACGAATATGCCGACCGGACCGAGGTGCTCATGCGCAGCGAGTTCATGGTCAAGCGCGAGACCCCGGTCAGCCATACGACCTGCCACGAGGTCGTCAAAGTCCATGCACGGGCGATCGCAAAAAGGACGTTCCGCGAACCGATCGTACGAAAGAGCATCGGGGCGGAGGTCACCGGCATGACCGCCTGTCCCTGCGCCCAGAATATCATGAAGGAGCGTGCGAACCACGTCCTCGAAGGGCTCGGGGTCGATCAGAAGACCATCGATGCGTTCTTTGTCGAGGTCCCCATGGCCACCCACAACCAGCGCGGCAGGGGATTCCTCTGTATCGAGACCGATGACGACCAGCATGTCAACCTGGAAAAGATTATCCAGGTCCTCAAGGAATCCATGAGCGCCGGCATCTACGAACTCCTGAAGCGCGGCGATGAAAGTGCGGTCGTACTTGCCGCGCACAAAAATCCGCGGTTTGTGGAAGACTGCGTGCGGGAGATGGCAAAGAAAGTACTGACCGGATTTTCCTATCTTCCGGGCGATGCGGTCGTTACCATCAAGCAGACCAATGAGGAAAGCATTCACCAGCACGATGCATATGCCGAACGGAGGGCAACGCTCGCAGAACTGCTGGACGAACTCAATGGCGATAAAAACCGTTCCGGATAA